The Aphidius gifuensis isolate YNYX2018 linkage group LG2, ASM1490517v1, whole genome shotgun sequence DNA window catcatcatcaattgccCAGTCGCCAAATGAAATATGtgatgttgttaaaaaatatgataaaggACCTGGTAGTGATCGTTTGTCAGCCATGAAAGCTGCATTTAAAACTCAATATACATCACAATTTTGTGCATCATCTGATCATACTTGGGAACAAACAATAACACCACCATCAATTATAATGCCACCACCTTTACCACCTTCAAGTGTCTCAACTAATGTTGAAACAGATTATTCTATCAATACAACCACTGCGATTACTACTTCTACTCCTACTTTTACTCCACCTGCTACCATGAATTctcaaacaaatgataattctACTAATCAAACTGGTTCTGATAAAAAACGTGCCAGAAAAAGTCGATGGGAATAGTCACTTTAATCatgcattttaattaatttaattatgtatttttgagCTTCATATTTACAATCATATTGACGTATCAGTTATgagtttgataatatatatattttttcttttttttttttttcttttttattttcattttattcataagATAAATGTTTGTTTTAACATATCGTATTATATAGTGTTCTtattgaaaactaaaaaataataataataaaataaaaatagagactgttgattattgatttattgttgatgattattttatttatttttaaaaaatttatttacataaatagacgtacatttaatttatttttctaattagaaattatttgagtataattctttttttttttttctgtcaaatatttaataaaatcttAATCATTATCAAGTTGGTTAATTAAATGTTGACATGCATGTgttagttttataaaattgccgaaaaaaaaatttattaaaaaaataacagaataACAGCATCCAGTAAATAATtcgtcaataattattaattaattttcaaaatattttttataaactttttgaaaaaagaaaaaattagttaaaaaaaaattaattaatgttaatcATTGACGAATCATTTAGGGCACCGCTGTTTATtccaaaaaaagaaagttgAATTGTAATTCGTGCACGAAACATTCataaactttttcatttttttttaaataaattaattaatttagcaTAATTAATggctttataaatttttcttttatgttGTATATTAAGTTGACAATGCtatttgaatatttcaatgcttaattattaaataataataataataataataataaagaacaaGAGGATAAACGAAAATGAAATATGGTTAAATTATCGTCATCCAAAGAAGCcgattatgaataattataaactgtTATGATTAACACtgcataaattattttaaaaatatattcaatacgTAATTCAGTaggatgataaattaattaatataaattgattaattttaatattttaaaaacaattaatttcatcGATTCAAGTCTCGTagatttcttttatttatttccatcaaaaatttcattggaatgttttatattattccaCAAACAAATTcataagtttaaattatttaaaatatttaatttgctAAACAATAGTTATCTTAATTTTGCAactatttttagatttatttattcctcTTCCAAGTCCACTTGTGAtatctgaaaatttaaatgatattatttgtttatttttttcattcatttgataatttatattttgaaagaaattaataaataaataaaccattttgtcacaaaaaatattatcaaaaaaatatccttgATGGTTCTTTAAATGGTATCATCATATGGATCATCACCATCATGCAACATGTCCAAGTTGTCACCAACAAAAacgtttaataaatttatcaattttttaaaatttcgattgacgttttcttgattaatttatttgatcaatatttatcatcaggataacaaacaattcaatttatactcagtcttaatgattattatttattaataatatttaattaaaaaaaaaaaatgatccaaGGATCTACGTTTCTTTGAtagatccttttttttttgctttttttgtttttttttaatatttatgatgcACTATTTGGTGGCATTGCTGGTGAACTTTTTCTtcgtattttttcattttgaattggtgataataaatttaatgattttcttGGTGAATTTGGtttactattaaatttttccattgCTCTTGTGTATGAACCAGTACATACTTTTCCCCACATTCTTCTTTCTTCAGCACtcattggtatttttttaccatcatgTTGTGATGATACACTTGTTTTTGATGTCTCAATTTTActtgttgatgaatcattatttgataatttacgtgtattatttatttttgtatttttaacatCTGTTTGATTTGaaccatcattattattaattgatttatcattttttgttttatttatattattatttgaatcactatcaactgataaattatcatttaatattattttagcaatTGATGTACGTTTACgtaatttttccatattttctttttgtgttGAATGACTGTTGTCTGTTTTTTGAAgtatatcttttaaattaactgcACTATCACTTCGTTTATCAATTGGTTTTTTAACTTTACTTAATTTTGTTGTCTTTGTTAATTTTGCtacatttttattgtcattatttttcgaTGTTATTACATCTGAGTGAATATAATTTGGTAGTCTTTCTTTTTGATATGATGAACgttgatttgttttattaacaattgttttagtcattgttttatcaatgattattgtcGGTTTAACAActgaatttattgttgtttcattacttattatttctttttttgcaaCATCAACacattgtttgtatttttcatcaattgttgTGTCTCTATTATCTAAACttttatcttcaattttaattgacatgTCATTAGCATCTTGTGTccattttaaatcatcatttgtgctattttcattatcaattttttcaccaGGATTTACAGTATCTTCATCATCCTCATTACCAGAATCATTATCGAAATCTTTTAAAACTCcctcatttttttcattacgtTTACGTAATTCTTCCCAATTTTTACGTGGTTTATaacttgtttttcttttaacaataacacgttcagtaatattaatatctgGTATAAATAATCTAAGTGCTTTTGGTCCAGTTGGAAATGTAACTTcattaatacatttttcagTCATAATTGCTTCAAGACTTGTTTTTGATGCAACTTCTTGATGTTTATTAAATGCTGATACAAGTTGTGATACTGAATATTTTGGTTCATCATTTTCTGACTCATAATGTTCATCTTTATCATCTGAATTACCAGAATTATTTGAGTGTGATGATATATCAGAATTTTGACGTTTTGATGGTTGTTTAACTGTTAATCTTGTTGCATCAATTGATGTTACATCTGAATCTTCAGTTAATGTATCAGATTCAACTGATTGCAAACtatcaaaattttcttcaCTAACAAATTCACgattttcttcatcaacttctttattaacattatcatcaagCTCATTTGATTTATCGCTTTTTACATCATTAACAATTTCACAATGTTCATTACTATTATCATTGTCTTTTGTTActgcatttttaatttcattttctaaatttttaataactggcAATGAATCTTGGTTATTTGTTGGACGttgttgttctttttttttaaattttttagttttttttaaagattcaaGACTACGATAAATATCAAGTACACCTTGTGATTTCGATAAACATTTTAAaccatataatttttcttgtgaTCTACTATTaccaaatattgaattattaaattgttctttttgtaatataattttatcattatttaataaacatgcTTGTGattgaatttgatttaaaCTTCTCATTCTTGATAATAAACCACGTCTATTAACATGATTTAAATTTGCTTGTGAACGACTTTGTGCTTGGCTTAATAAACCTTGTGtttgttctttatttaataaataattttgacttGTTCCAAGACTTGCTTGACTCATTGTTAAACTTGTTTGTGATGAATTGAGACTTGTTTGTGAATCAGCTGGACTCATATAACATTCGCTATTTGTTAAACTTCCATGACTACTTGTTAATGATTGATTGAGACACATTTCACTTTGACTAAGATTTGTAACGAGTCTtggatttttttgtaattcactTTCAGTTAAATTTGCATGACTTGTTGCTTGGCTTATTAATGCAGCACGTCTTAAATTTTCACGGCTAACAACACGTTCAAGTAGTACTTCACgtgattttgataaatatctaCGTAAATGAGGTGATGCTTGTGTTGGAGCATCACGTAACCAGTCATGGCGAAGACATTGTTTTGCAGACATCCGTGCGCTTGAATAATATAACAtacatgttaattaaaatgccaaaaaaaattaattaaattataaattaaatttttaaattaccttgGGTCTAGCACGAGAAGTTTTGCAACAAAATCTTTTGCTGAAACTGATATATCTTCGAATAGCTCTTCTGGAAAATCCACCTCACCAACagatatattttgaaatgttTCTTGATCAGTTTCACCACCAAATGGTGAAAAACCAGTTAATAGTACATATGTTGTTACACCTAATGACCACATATCAGCAGCCAATGTTATTGGCTCATAGTGTAAAATTTCTGGTgctaaaaataacaataaaaaaattatatgaattattttttagaaaaatatattatttattttattgttgaatattatttttaaattaaacttacCAACGTAATCTGGTGTTCCAAGAATTTCACGTACCTCTGTACCTTCAAGTACAACTCTTGATATTTCAAAGTCACACAATTTAACTTCACATTCTGGAAAACTTCCCATCATCACAAGATTCTGTGgctgtaattaaataaaaaaattaattacattaacaaataaaatacttgtttttattattaagaaaaattataaggtttttttttttttaaattcgattGAATTATGATTAAATTGGAATAATTAACCAGccaattatttgtaaatgataCGCGGAATTTTacttggatatatatttttattttcattgcaaTAACCATtggtatttgtttttttttttttttttcatttccagGTGTACAATTTACGGATATATTTCTTCACTAAAATTGTTGGGATGTCTTACCAATTTTGGATAATTACAACTCAAATGAAATTATCAGCTATTAACCGAGTTTCATTGATGCCTGTATTAATCAAgataatcattgaaaatttccTTGAATAAATATTCGAATAAGGATTTCCTTGAGATG harbors:
- the LOC122848293 gene encoding 5'-AMP-activated serine/threonine-protein kinase catalytic subunit alpha-like produces the protein MIYQSAHQAATMSSIRKTSPRPQHRKFQTTASKSQNQLITKYKKDCDKTVERCRGRCRVEWSEKHVKEGLVLVQEAQLARVVKNGPITEHYEIDPKPFASGQWASVYKCRSRLSGTMYAAKYSSRNRFNTDCSAELRHEIALLSLCSQSPRVVRLHDVYETPKEIILVMEFAPGGDLQTLIDGDLVPLEGDVVHFVKQLVEGLAYLHERNIAHLDIKPQNLVMMGSFPECEVKLCDFEISRVVLEGTEVREILGTPDYVAPEILHYEPITLAADMWSLGVTTYVLLTGFSPFGGETDQETFQNISVGEVDFPEELFEDISVSAKDFVAKLLVLDPSARMSAKQCLRHDWLRDAPTQASPHLRRYLSKSREVLLERVVSRENLRRAALISQATSHANLTESELQKNPRLVTNLSQSEMCLNQSLTSSHGSLTNSECYMSPADSQTSLNSSQTSLTMSQASLGTSQNYLLNKEQTQGLLSQAQSRSQANLNHVNRRGLLSRMRSLNQIQSQACLLNNDKIILQKEQFNNSIFGNSRSQEKLYGLKCLSKSQGVLDIYRSLESLKKTKKFKKKEQQRPTNNQDSLPVIKNLENEIKNAVTKDNDNSNEHCEIVNDVKSDKSNELDDNVNKEVDEENREFVSEENFDSLQSVESDTLTEDSDVTSIDATRLTVKQPSKRQNSDISSHSNNSGNSDDKDEHYESENDEPKYSVSQLVSAFNKHQEVASKTSLEAIMTEKCINEVTFPTGPKALRLFIPDINITERVIVKRKTSYKPRKNWEELRKRNEKNEGVLKDFDNDSGNEDDEDTVNPGEKIDNENSTNDDLKWTQDANDMSIKIEDKSLDNRDTTIDEKYKQCVDVAKKEIISNETTINSVVKPTIIIDKTMTKTIVNKTNQRSSYQKERLPNYIHSDVITSKNNDNKNVAKLTKTTKLSKVKKPIDKRSDSAVNLKDILQKTDNSHSTQKENMEKLRKRTSIAKIILNDNLSVDSDSNNNINKTKNDKSINNNDGSNQTDVKNTKINNTRKLSNNDSSTSKIETSKTSVSSQHDGKKIPMSAEERRMWGKVCTGSYTRAMEKFNSKPNSPRKSLNLLSPIQNEKIRRKSSPAMPPNSAS